The DNA window ATGTCATGTTGATGATGAGCGATCCCTTCCGCCAGCTGGACCGGCTTGCCCAGCAGGTGCTTGGCACGGCCGCGCACCCGGCCGCCATGCCGTTGGATGCCTGGCGGGAGGACACCGAGTTTGTGATCTCGGTCGATCTGCCTGGCATGGATGTTGACTCGATCGACGTCGACGTCGAGCGGAACCTCCTGACCGTGAAGGCTGAGCGGAAAAACACCGCCCCCCAAGGGGCCGAGCTGGTGGCCGCTGAGCGGCCGCAGGGCGTCTTCAGCCGGCAACTGGTCCTCGGCGAGGCATTGGATGCCGAGAACGTTACGGCCGGGTACGACGGCGGCGTGTTGACCCTGCGTATCCCGGTCGCTGCCAAGGCGCAGCCGCGGAAGATCGAAATCACCAGCGGCCAAGGCGCCCAGCAGCAGATCAGCGCCTAACCGGCAGGGCGGGACACCGAACCCCATGCTGTCGTAGGGCGGTTGGCCTTCAGCGACGAATGCCAATGCGTCATTCGCGCACAGGCAGCATCAGCCGGCCAGGCGCCCCTCCCGAACGCGGTCCCCGGTACCGGTGGCCCGGGGACCGCGCCACATCACGCCACGAAGCCACACCGCGCGACGAAGGGGCATGACCCCGGGATAACAGGGAGGACGGGACTCACTGCAATGCCAGTCACACGCAACGTTGCCTGGGACAGGCGTTTGGAATCCTTCAAGGGCAGGGACACGACCCAATACGTGCTCACAGCTGCTTCCATGGCCAGCGCGTGTGCTGCCTGCCGGGCGCCCCTTGAGTCCGATGAGGCGCTCTCACTGCTGGTAAACGTCACGGAAAGCACGGCACCGGACGGAACAAGTTACGTCACCTTCACCGACTGCGTCTGCCACCGCCGCTGCAGCGGTCCCGGCCTGAGTTTTCAGCGGTGCCAGTGGGCGCCAAACGAACTCACCCCCATGGCCGTCCGGATGGTCCTGACCCGGCAGGCCGGCAACGGACAGGGACGGCTGGTGCCGGTACTGGTCTACACGCTGGTCCCGATCGTGGCTTTCCGGGAGAACGACGGCGACCTGACCTCCGCTCTCGTCTCGATCCTGCTCTCCCATGGCTTCCAGTTGGCCATGAGTCCGGACTTCACCAGCATCATGGAAGACGCCGTCGAAACGCCGGCGAGCTGCAGGTTCGCCGTGACGCCGCAGGGTCTGGTCACCTTCAGCATCGGTGGCAGAAGCCTCTTCGGCGAACAGCTCCACCCGGACAAACCCGACGACGCGCTGTGGCTCGAGGCGGCTTGCGGCGGGCACGTCCTTGTTGTCAGCGGGGACAACCTCATCATCACCGCCAATGGCCTCGACATCCGCCCCGCCGCAGCCCAGGGAACACTGGTCATCGGCATGGTACCTGTCCACGCATAAGGGATGGACCCTCTGCCCTGCCCTACTCCGCGCATGCTGCCGTAACGGCATGCTGGATGACAAGGACGCGTGCTCGCCTGACCGCAAGGACGCTAGTCCACGAGCGGTGGAGGGCCGAAGAGGAATTCGTTGGCGTGGGCTACGGCTTTGCGGAACGCGTCATTCCGAAGCGCCACCAGGTGTTCAATGTCTTCCATGCCGGGCTCAAGGAAGCCGGTAAAGCCCGGACGAAGCATCCAGATGTCCCCCGCAGGTGGCAGGTAGAACACGCCGAAGGAACGGTGCTGGCTGTCGTCGTCGGTCCAGATGGGCACCACGGCCAGGGCGGCACCGGTGGCGGGATTGATCCACCGCGCGCGGGGCAGCGGTTCCTCATGGGTTTCGGGGTCCAGGAACGGGGCGGTGCCCTTGCCCCAACGCTGCTCGAAGCGCTCGTGGAAGGCCGGGATCAGGTGTGAGTCGTAGCGGCGCCAGTCGCTCATCGTTGTAGTTCTCCTCTGGGTCTGATTCGTGTGCGGTTATGCCCACGGTCCGCTCTCCCACCTGACGGGAGTGACGCGCAGTGGCGGCTCTCGCCGCGGAACCACCCGGACCGGAATGAACTGCGGACCGCCGTTCCGCCCTCCGGCGCCCTGGCGGGTGTCCTGGCCGTTCGCTTCCGGACGTTCCCGCGGATGGTTGTGCTCGGCGGGTGGAGCAGCGCGCCCGGCGCGGAAGTCTTCCCGGTCGTAGGCGTGGCGGCGCTTGGGGTCACGGAGTACGGAGAAGGCCTGCATGATGAGCTGCAGTTCGGCGGCCGCAGCCTCTCCACCGGCAACATCGGGATGGTGCCGGCGCATGAGGGCGCGGTAGGCGCGCGCGATTTCCTGTGGCGATGCGCCACGGGAAACGTGCAGGACCGCGTAGTAGTCCGGGACAGGTCGGGTCATCATGAAGCCTGTTGCTGCTGCAGGATTGTGTTGGGATTTGCGGTTGCCGGTGGCAGCGGTCCGGGGCGGCCTCCGGCAGACGCCCGAAGACGGGAATCCGGACGCCGCCCCGTCAGGCGCATCGGAGGGCTACGTCTCGATCTGGTGCTGTTGGCCCTTGCTCTCGATCTCGATCTTGCGCGGCTTTGCCTGTTCCGCCACGGGGATGCGCAGTGTCAGCACGCCGACGTCGTAGCTGGCCTTGATGTTGTCCGTGTCCAGCGTGTCGCCAAGGATGAGCTGGCGGCTGAAGACGCCGCGCGGCCGCTCGGCAACCACCAGCTCCACGTTGGGCTGGGTGGCGTCCCGGCGCTCGGCCCGGACAGTGAGGACGTTCCTTTCAACGTTCAGATCCGCGGCGTCGGGCGTGATCCCGGGCAGGTCAAACGCCACGACAAATTCCCCGTCCTCCTGCCACGCGTCCATCGGCATGGCCGCCGGGCGGGCTGCTGTTCCGAAGACCTGCTGGGTGAGCCGGTCCAGCTCACGGAACGGGTCAGTACGGATAAGCATCATTTCCCACTCCCTTCAACACCTAGGTTTCATGGCTACCCACCGCCGGGTATCTGTGACAGTGGATATAGATTTCTTATAGCACTGGTGACAAAATGGTGCAAGAGGAAGATTCAGGCAAATTGACGGGAAACGCATGACAAACCAACGCGGCAGCGGGCGCGGGCTGTACGCCATATCCGTGGTGGCAGAACTCCTGGGAACGGGTCAACAAAACATCCGGCTCTATGAACGCCGCGGCCTGCTGACGCCGGAACGGACCGAAGGAGGCACCCGCCAGTACAGCGAATCCGACCTCGCGGTGTTGCGCCGGATCGGAGAGCTCCTGGACGACGGGCTCAACCTGGCCGGCGTGGCCAAGGTGCTGGAACTGGAAATGGACAACGCCCGGCTCCGGCTTCAGCTGCAGCGGGTCCGCGCCCGCAGCAGCCGCGCAGCGGCCCATCCTGAGCAAAGCGCCCGCCCGGACGACAGCATGTGAAGGAACTCGCATCCTCCGCGCGGCTTAGGGCCAGCTGCCCGCCACGAACCGGAGAGGGCTGCAGGTACCCGGCGCCTGGTTTTCGGGTTGCCCCTCACTCCCGTGACCAGCCTGCCAAACGGAGCCCACAGGCAGCGGTTACACAGCCGTCCTGCCCACACCACGTCGATACAAACGCCTTCCTCCGGCCAGGCATATGCGCCTGGAAGCAACCTGTGGGCCGAACGTGTTCCGCGCGCGGCGCCGATGGGTGCTGGTGAAGCCAGTCCGGCAGGTGCAAAAGCCCCAGAGCCGAACAGGCGTGGACAGGCCCCCGCCCGGGCCTGTGCCACCCACTCTCGGACCGCCGGAGCGCAGCCGAACAGAACCTACGCCTCTCTAGGACAGGCCTGCAATCCCCGGTTGCTTCCAGGACGGTTCCCGTCCGGGAACACTCCGGCTGAGCAAATCCAGCAGTTCGCCCTGGTCCAGTCCGGTCGCCTCGCTGACCTCGGCCAGGGTGGCATCCCCGGCGCGCAGCAGAGCCGTCGAGGATTCCCGCAGCGTCCGGCTTGCCACGTTCAGGGCGGCTTCGGCGGTTGCTATGACCGCCGCCAGCGCCCAAAGCCGCTGGAGTTCTGGGTTCATTTCGTATCACCGCCCTTTCCTCTGGATCCCCGCCGACCGCCAGGAGTCCGGCGGAATGTCCGGCAGTGCACCCGGCGGGGTCGAACCCACGACCCGAGGATTAAAAGTCCCCTGCTCTCCCGGCTGAGCTACGGGTGCCCGCTCCCTGCAGCATGTGCCCGCTCCCCTCTTCGTTCGCTCATCACAGATCTATATCAACCACCATAGATTTTCTAGCACTGGTACAACGCCGATGCAAGAGTTTTCGGAAGGGAAACCCGCCAGAGAGCGTTCGATGCAAGGCTCAGGGCGGCGGCGTCAGCCCCGTTCGATTCTTAACCTAACGTTTCCACTGAATTTCACTCGAGGAACCGGGACCCAAGTGTTTGCCCACTTCGTACCCGACCGAATCCCCCCACGACTGCAGCCGCCACTAGCAACGTCATCATCAGCGACAACTGCACGTTTCCGCGAACAGGTCCGCGCTGATAGGGAGGGAACCATGCTGCTCTATGAACGCCGTCGCCTGCTCACACCGAATCTGCAGTCCTGCGCCGGATCGGTGAACTCCTGGCCGAGGGGCTCAATCCGGCAGCCGTGGCTAAGCTCCTGGAACTGGAGATGGACAACGACCGCTGCAGGGCCAGGCTTAGGCGCGCCCGCCCCCACACCTGCGGTCCGGATCAAAGGAAGTGACGAGCCTGCGGCTTGTATCCGCCCCCGAGCGGACCGGTTCCGGCAGGAGCGCCCATCTACCCGCCGCAAGTCGGAACTACGAGGTTCGCCGGCCCGGACCGCGGGCAGTGCACGGTCACGGCGTGTTTGATCGATTCACGCCTAATCGCCAAGCACTACCTTGGCCAACCCGGCAGGAATTCGGCTGACGGACCGTCTCAGGCCGGGACCGGCGCTTTGGACCCTTGAGCTCCCGGCGCAGGGCGGATCAGGCGTCGAAGTGCGTCCGGACCCTTCGGGTCGTCTGCTACTGAGGCGACGACTGATGCAGCGATGTCCCGAAGTTTGACGTTGCGGGTGTTTGAAGCGATTTTGAGGATTTTCACGGCAGTCTCTGGCTGCAGCGGTTTTCCGCCATGATGGCGCCGGTC is part of the Arthrobacter sp. KBS0703 genome and encodes:
- a CDS encoding Hsp20/alpha crystallin family protein encodes the protein MLIRTDPFRELDRLTQQVFGTAARPAAMPMDAWQEDGEFVVAFDLPGITPDAADLNVERNVLTVRAERRDATQPNVELVVAERPRGVFSRQLILGDTLDTDNIKASYDVGVLTLRIPVAEQAKPRKIEIESKGQQHQIET
- a CDS encoding J domain-containing protein, whose amino-acid sequence is MMTRPVPDYYAVLHVSRGASPQEIARAYRALMRRHHPDVAGGEAAAAELQLIMQAFSVLRDPKRRHAYDREDFRAGRAAPPAEHNHPRERPEANGQDTRQGAGGRNGGPQFIPVRVVPRREPPLRVTPVRWESGPWA
- a CDS encoding MerR family transcriptional regulator, encoding MTNQRGSGRGLYAISVVAELLGTGQQNIRLYERRGLLTPERTEGGTRQYSESDLAVLRRIGELLDDGLNLAGVAKVLELEMDNARLRLQLQRVRARSSRAAAHPEQSARPDDSM
- a CDS encoding Hsp20/alpha crystallin family protein, which produces MLMMSDPFRQLDRLAQQVLGTAAHPAAMPLDAWREDTEFVISVDLPGMDVDSIDVDVERNLLTVKAERKNTAPQGAELVAAERPQGVFSRQLVLGEALDAENVTAGYDGGVLTLRIPVAAKAQPRKIEITSGQGAQQQISA